One window of the Asticcacaulis sp. SL142 genome contains the following:
- a CDS encoding MAPEG family protein — protein sequence MTHEVFILVYAVILGLIHLVITAAAARRQEGNLKWAAGPRDEPVVHTGMAGRLQRSFANFKETFVFFAVIIICLALRGRTNELSQLGATVYLVARILYIPAYAFGWPFRFAIWGVSMFGIVTCLIALLI from the coding sequence ATGACCCATGAAGTGTTCATACTTGTCTATGCTGTTATCTTAGGCCTGATCCATCTGGTGATCACGGCTGCGGCGGCGCGCCGTCAGGAAGGCAATCTGAAATGGGCGGCCGGTCCGCGTGATGAACCGGTGGTACATACTGGCATGGCTGGCCGGTTGCAGCGGTCATTTGCCAATTTCAAGGAAACCTTCGTTTTCTTTGCGGTGATTATCATCTGTCTGGCGTTGCGTGGACGCACAAATGAGCTATCCCAATTGGGCGCCACCGTCTATCTGGTGGCGCGCATTTTATACATTCCGGCCTACGCCTTTGGCTGGCCGTTTCGTTTCGCGATCTGGGGCGTGTCGATGTTTGGAATCGTCACCTGCCTGATCGCCCTGTTGATTTAG
- a CDS encoding RsmB/NOP family class I SAM-dependent RNA methyltransferase, whose product MTPAARLAAAADILDILKGTRKAAEEILKDWGRNHRYAGSKDRRAIADKVYQCLRARERLSFAMDSDSGRSLILGALHLLDGVTIDEIDQLYTGEGYAPPKLSLAERNRLSAGEGEAPQWLEAGLPAFVSERLKAVYGDDWLKEAEALMLPRAPIDLRVNGDREPIRQGLEMLGYKPELTPFSAFGLRLPADPPPNVRALPAFRQGIIEIQDEGSQLAAFLAGAKAGMTVIDYCAGGGGKTLGLLQAMQTPEGKTSGRLVASDVEKTRLNNIKPRLARAGLEAEFRQLTKDGEGLEDLIGVADLVLVDAPCSGSGVWRRRPETAHKLTEEEVARLHDLQTAILHRASRLVKPGGLLAYATCSILPDENDMTADRFEADHPQFEPRPISEAVQVPHITTEGAAELAKIAGTSHRLRLSPGTSNTDGFFVALYQRKA is encoded by the coding sequence ATGACCCCTGCCGCCCGATTAGCTGCCGCTGCCGACATTCTCGACATCCTCAAAGGTACGCGCAAAGCCGCCGAAGAGATACTGAAAGACTGGGGCCGCAATCATCGCTATGCGGGCTCAAAAGACCGCCGTGCCATCGCCGATAAGGTCTATCAATGCCTGCGGGCGCGCGAACGCTTGTCTTTTGCCATGGATTCCGATTCTGGCAGGTCGTTGATTTTAGGCGCTTTACATCTGCTGGATGGTGTCACGATTGATGAGATTGACCAGCTTTATACCGGCGAAGGTTATGCGCCGCCCAAGCTATCACTTGCGGAGCGCAATCGGCTGTCAGCGGGTGAGGGCGAGGCTCCGCAGTGGCTGGAAGCGGGGCTGCCCGCCTTTGTGTCTGAACGCCTCAAAGCCGTCTATGGCGATGACTGGTTGAAAGAGGCGGAGGCGCTAATGCTGCCGCGCGCGCCGATTGATCTGCGCGTCAATGGCGACCGCGAACCGATCCGTCAGGGCTTGGAAATGCTGGGCTATAAGCCGGAACTGACGCCGTTTTCGGCCTTTGGTTTGCGCCTGCCCGCCGATCCGCCGCCCAATGTGCGCGCATTGCCTGCGTTTCGACAGGGCATCATCGAAATTCAGGACGAAGGCTCGCAACTGGCGGCGTTTCTGGCCGGTGCTAAAGCCGGTATGACGGTGATTGATTATTGTGCTGGCGGCGGCGGTAAGACGCTGGGGCTGCTGCAGGCGATGCAGACGCCGGAGGGCAAAACATCGGGGCGTCTGGTGGCCTCGGATGTCGAAAAAACGCGCCTGAACAATATCAAACCACGCTTGGCCCGCGCAGGCCTTGAGGCCGAGTTCCGCCAGTTGACGAAGGACGGTGAGGGGCTGGAAGACCTAATCGGGGTGGCCGATCTGGTGCTGGTCGATGCGCCCTGTTCCGGTTCCGGCGTGTGGCGCAGACGGCCCGAAACCGCCCATAAACTGACCGAGGAGGAAGTGGCGCGGCTGCATGACTTGCAAACCGCCATTCTTCATCGCGCGTCGCGTCTGGTCAAACCAGGCGGACTGTTGGCCTATGCCACCTGTTCGATCCTGCCGGATGAAAATGACATGACGGCGGACCGGTTTGAGGCCGATCATCCGCAATTTGAGCCGCGCCCGATTTCTGAGGCCGTACAGGTGCCGCACATCACGACCGAAGGTGCTGCCGAACTTGCCAAAATCGCGGGTACCAGCCACCGCTTACGCCTGTCGCCGGGCACATCCAATACTGACGGTTTCTTCGTCGCCCTCTATCAACGGAAAGCTTAA
- a CDS encoding peptidylprolyl isomerase, producing the protein MSADPENTIILTLESGEVVIELRPDLAPNHVARIKELAREGFYDGIVFHRVIPGFMAQGGDPEGQGYGGSGKKLKAEFSNEAHVRGVCSMARSMNPDSADSQFFICFDDANFLDRQYTVWGQVTSGMEHVDALPKGEPPRAPGKIVSFRVAADVA; encoded by the coding sequence ATGTCGGCTGATCCCGAAAACACCATCATTCTGACCCTCGAATCCGGCGAAGTCGTCATTGAACTTCGCCCTGATCTGGCACCGAACCACGTCGCCCGCATCAAGGAACTGGCCCGCGAAGGCTTTTACGACGGCATCGTCTTCCACCGCGTTATCCCCGGCTTCATGGCTCAGGGCGGCGATCCCGAAGGTCAGGGCTATGGCGGTTCCGGCAAAAAGCTTAAGGCTGAGTTTTCTAATGAGGCCCATGTGCGCGGCGTCTGCTCGATGGCCCGCTCGATGAACCCGGATTCCGCCGACAGCCAGTTCTTCATCTGCTTTGACGATGCCAATTTCCTTGACCGCCAATATACGGTCTGGGGGCAGGTCACGTCGGGCATGGAACACGTAGACGCCCTGCCCAAGGGTGAGCCGCCGCGCGCACCGGGCAAGATCGTGTCCTTCCGCGTCGCCGCCGACGTCGCTTAA
- the guaB gene encoding IMP dehydrogenase — protein MEIREGLTFDDVLLEPGPSEVIPTQVDTKSKFTRSINLNIPLVSSAMDTVTEARLAVAMAQVGGLGIIHRNLSIERQAEEIREVKRFESGMVINPITINPETTLAEVREIIARRGISGFPVVERGTGKLVGILTNRDIRFESDNSKTAAQLMVREGLITLKDGSVQQSVARHLMAEHRIERIIVVDDAYRAVGLVTVKDMEKSQAYPSAAKDDAGRLLVGAASTVGDAGFERSVGLIEAGVDVVVIDTAHGHSILVSQAVERIKKAYNHVQIVAGNVATYDATRALIDAGADAVKVGIGPGSICTTRVVAGVGVPQLTAIIDCVRAAEGTGVPIIADGGIKLSGDLAKAIAAGASTAMLGSMFAGTEEAPGEVILYQGRSYKSYRGMGSVGAMARGSADRYFQKDVQDTMKLVPEGIEGQVPYKGPIAPVVHQLVGGLRASMGYVGAPDIAEFQKRARFVRITNAGLRESHVHDVMITREAPNYRQ, from the coding sequence ATGGAAATACGCGAAGGCTTAACCTTCGACGACGTTTTGCTGGAACCCGGCCCGTCAGAGGTCATTCCCACTCAAGTCGATACGAAATCTAAATTCACCCGCTCGATCAATCTCAACATCCCGCTGGTGTCATCCGCGATGGATACGGTGACCGAAGCGCGTCTGGCGGTCGCCATGGCGCAGGTTGGCGGGCTGGGGATCATTCACCGCAACTTAAGCATTGAGCGTCAGGCCGAAGAAATCCGCGAAGTTAAGCGTTTTGAGTCGGGCATGGTCATCAACCCGATCACCATCAATCCTGAAACGACGCTGGCTGAGGTTCGTGAAATCATCGCCCGTCGCGGTATTTCCGGCTTTCCGGTGGTCGAGCGCGGCACGGGCAAGCTGGTCGGTATCCTGACCAACCGCGATATCCGCTTTGAAAGTGATAATTCCAAAACCGCCGCGCAACTGATGGTGCGCGAAGGGCTGATTACCCTGAAAGACGGCAGCGTTCAGCAATCGGTGGCCCGCCACCTGATGGCTGAGCACCGCATTGAGCGCATCATTGTGGTCGATGACGCTTACCGCGCCGTTGGCCTCGTCACCGTCAAGGACATGGAAAAATCGCAAGCCTACCCCAGCGCGGCCAAGGACGACGCCGGTCGGCTTTTGGTGGGCGCGGCGTCCACGGTCGGCGATGCGGGTTTTGAGCGTTCGGTTGGGCTGATCGAAGCGGGCGTGGATGTGGTCGTGATCGACACCGCCCACGGCCATTCGATTCTGGTCTCTCAGGCCGTTGAGCGCATCAAAAAAGCCTATAACCACGTTCAGATCGTGGCCGGTAATGTCGCGACCTATGACGCGACCCGCGCCCTGATTGATGCCGGGGCTGATGCGGTTAAGGTCGGCATCGGGCCGGGCTCAATCTGCACCACCCGCGTCGTCGCCGGTGTCGGTGTGCCGCAGCTCACCGCCATTATCGACTGTGTGCGGGCCGCTGAGGGCACTGGCGTGCCGATCATCGCCGATGGCGGCATCAAGCTGTCGGGAGATCTGGCCAAGGCCATTGCGGCGGGCGCTTCAACCGCCATGCTGGGATCGATGTTTGCGGGCACCGAAGAGGCGCCCGGTGAGGTCATTCTTTATCAGGGTCGCTCCTACAAATCCTATCGTGGCATGGGCTCGGTCGGGGCTATGGCGCGCGGCTCGGCCGATCGCTACTTCCAAAAGGACGTGCAGGACACCATGAAACTGGTGCCCGAAGGCATCGAAGGTCAGGTGCCCTACAAAGGCCCGATCGCGCCGGTGGTTCACCAACTGGTCGGTGGTTTGCGCGCGTCAATGGGCTATGTTGGCGCTCCCGATATCGCTGAGTTCCAGAAGCGGGCGCGGTTTGTGCGCATCACCAATGCGGGCCTGCGCGAAAGCCATGTCCACGATGTGATGATCACCCGCGAAGCTCCAAACTACCGCCAGTAG
- a CDS encoding RlmE family RNA methyltransferase: protein MNDKKTPEDAPEARRKMVKPPTGGNLSGRNKGHTAVKTAKQRTESSAKWLERQLNDPFVARAKAEGWRSRAAFKLTEIDDRFKLLHRGVRVVDLGCAPGGWVQVAKKRGAAHVVGVDLLPVDPVPGAEIIQADFTDPEVGPRLMEMLGGKPDLVLSDLAHNTVGHKQTDHLKIVGLIEMAADFAILNLKPGGTFVAKAFQGGETHAVLDILKRNFTDVKHIKPKASRQGSSETFIVAMGFKG from the coding sequence ATGAACGATAAAAAAACGCCTGAAGACGCCCCCGAAGCGCGCCGTAAAATGGTCAAGCCCCCGACCGGTGGCAATCTGTCTGGCCGTAACAAGGGCCACACCGCCGTCAAAACCGCCAAGCAGCGCACGGAATCCTCGGCCAAATGGCTGGAGCGGCAATTAAATGACCCGTTTGTGGCGCGGGCCAAGGCCGAAGGCTGGCGCTCACGCGCAGCATTCAAGCTGACCGAGATTGATGACCGCTTTAAGCTGCTGCACCGCGGGGTGAGAGTGGTTGATCTGGGCTGTGCGCCCGGCGGTTGGGTTCAGGTCGCCAAGAAACGCGGCGCGGCCCATGTGGTCGGGGTTGATCTGCTGCCGGTCGATCCGGTGCCGGGGGCGGAGATCATTCAGGCTGATTTTACCGACCCTGAGGTCGGCCCGCGTCTGATGGAGATGCTGGGCGGTAAACCTGATCTGGTGCTGTCGGATCTGGCGCACAATACGGTCGGCCATAAGCAGACCGATCACCTTAAGATCGTCGGTCTGATCGAGATGGCCGCTGATTTTGCCATTTTGAACCTGAAACCCGGCGGCACCTTTGTGGCCAAGGCCTTTCAGGGCGGTGAAACCCATGCTGTGCTGGATATCCTCAAGCGCAATTTCACCGACGTGAAGCACATCAAACCCAAGGCCAGCCGTCAGGGCTCATCCGAGACTTTTATCGTGGCGATGGGGTTTAAGGGTTAG